A single region of the Brassica rapa cultivar Chiifu-401-42 chromosome A03, CAAS_Brap_v3.01, whole genome shotgun sequence genome encodes:
- the LOC103856185 gene encoding glycosyltransferase BC10 isoform X2 has product METKQELQLQVLQHNMTDQELFTRVSSLSSSKSSSWFGWRYNNDEKMVVKVAFMFLTGRGLPLASLWDKFFEGHEGYYSIYIHTHPSFQDHYPETSVFYSRRIPSQAVYWGTSSMVDAERRLLANALLDESNQKFVLLSDSCIPLYNFTTIYDYLTGTNLSFIGSFDDPRKSGRGRYNPQMHPQINITHWRKGSQWFETTRELALHIISDTVYYKVFDQHCKPPCYMDEHYIPTLVHMLHGEMSSNRSLTWVDWSKAGPHPGRFIWPDITDEFLNRIRFTEECAYYGRDGENVTTSKCFLFARKFTKETLEPLLRISPAVLGFGP; this is encoded by the exons ATGGAGACCAAACAAGAGCTGCAACTACAAGTACTTCAACACAACATGACGGATCAAGAACTCTTTACCAGGGTCTcctcattatcatcatcaaaaTCATCTTCATGGTTTGGATGGAGATATAATAATGATGAGAAGATGGTTGTCAAAGTGGCTTTCATGTTCTTGACAGGTCGCGGACTCCCATTGGCTTCTTTATGGGATAAGTTCTTTGAAGGACACGAAGGGTATTATTCCATTTATATTCATACtcatccatcttttcaagaCCATTACCCTGAAACATCCGTCTTCTACTCAAGAAGAATCCCAAGCCAG GCGGTCTATTGGGGAACATCATCAATGGTAGACGCAGAGAGAAGACTCTTAGCCAACGCTCTCCTCGACGAATCAAACCAAAAATTTGTCCTCTTGTCCGATTCTTGCATCCCACTTTACAATTTCACAACCATCTATGACTACTTAACCGGCACTAATCTCAGCTTCATCGGCTCATTCGACGACCCAAGAAAATCTGGTCGAGGCCGGTACAACCCCCAAATGCATCCACAAATCAATATCACACATTGGCGTAAAGGATCACAATGGTTTGAAACCACACGCGAGCTAGCTCTTCATATAATCTCAGACACGGTCTATTACAAGGTATTCGACCAGCATTGCAAACCGCCTTGTTACATGGACGAACATTACATCCCAACTCTCGTTCATATGTTGCATGGAGAGATGAGCTCAAACCGGTCTTTGACTTGGGTTGATTGGTCGAAAGCCGGTCCACATCCTGGACGGTTTATTTGGCCTGATATTACTGATGAGTTTCTTAACCGTATCCGGTTTACAGAGGAGTGTGCGTATTATGGTCGTGATGGTGAGAATGTTACAACTTctaaatgttttttgtttgcgAGGAAATTCACAAAAGAGACTTTAGAACCTTTGTTAAGAATCTCTCCTGCAGTTCTTGGCTTTGGTCCGTAA
- the LOC103856186 gene encoding probable glucomannan 4-beta-mannosyltransferase 11 yields the protein METMWLRQARSLLLVPLFKCLVAICLVISLLVFVESVYMNIVVIYVKLFKRKPEKIYKWEAMQEDIEVGNQNYPMVLVQIPMYNEREVFQLSIGAACRLIWPLDRVIIQVLDDSTDPTIMEMVSMECAKWASKGINIKCERRDNRNGYKAGALKQGMRHSYVKQCNYIAIFDADFQPEPDYLHRTVPFLIHNPELALVQARWKFVNANKCLMTRMQEMSLNYHFMAEQESGSTRHAFFGFNGTAGVWRLAGMEEAGGWKDRTTVEDMDLAVRVGLHGWKFVFVNDIEVKSELPSQFKAFRFQQHRWSCGPANLFRKMTMEIIHNKRVVIWKKLYVIYSFFFLRKILVHFFTFFFYCIVLPTSVFFYEVNIPTWSTIYVPFVITFFTAIATPRSFYLVFFWVLFENVMAMHRTKGTFIGLLEGGRVNEWVVTEKLGDALETKLLPQVKKPRNGILQRLNLKEMMVGIYILCCACYDFAFGSTLLYIYLFMQALAFIICGVGFVGT from the exons ATGGAAACCATGTGGTTGAGACAAGCGAGGAGTCTACTTCTAGTTCCACTGTTCAAATGTCTAGTGGCTATATGTTTGGTCATCTCTTTGTTAGTTTTCGTGGAAAGTGTGTATATGAACATTGTAGTTATTTACGTCAAGCTGTTTAAACGCAAACCCGAAAAGATCTACAAATGGGAGGCAATGCAGGAGGACATAGAGGTCGGAAACCAAAACTATCCGATGGTTCTTGTCCAAATCCCAATGTACAATGAACGAGAG GTTTTTCAGCTATCCATAGGTGCTGCTTGCAGACTCATATGGCCATTGGATAGAGTTATCATTCAAGTTTTAGATGATTCAACTGATCCCACCATCATG GAAATGGTGAGCATGGAATGTGCAAAGTGGGCAAGCAAGGGTATAAACATAAAATGTGAGAGGAGAGACAATAGAAATGGCTACAAAGCTGGAGCTCTTAAACAAGGCATGAGGCATAGCTATGTCAAACAATGCAACTACATTGCCATCTTCGACGCTGATTTCCAGCCAGAGCCTGATTACCTCCACCGCACTGTCCCGTTTCTCATCCACAATCCTGAGCTCGCTCTTGTTCAAGCTCGATGGAAATTTG TGAACGCAAACAAGTGCTTGATGACTAGGATGCAGGAGATGTCACTAAATTACCATTTTATGGCAGAGCAAGAATCCGGATCCACTAGACATGCCTTCTTTGGCTTTAATG GGACAGCCGGTGTGTGGAGATTGGCGGGGATGGAAGAAGCTGGAGGTTGGAAAGACCGGACCACCGTGGAGGATATGGACTTGGCCGTTCGTGTTGGTTTACACGGCTGGAAATTTGTCTTCGTCAATGACATCGAG GTGAAAAGTGAGCTTCCAAGCCAGTTCAAGGCTTTTAGATTCCAGCAACATCGATGGTCATGCGGTCCAGCTAATCTCTTCAGGAAAATGACTATGGAAATTATTCACAATAAG AGAGTGGTGATTTGGAAGAAACTGTATGTGATATACAGCTTCTTCTTTCTACGGAAAATCTTAGTTCAtttcttcactttcttcttctatTGCATCGTTCTTCCTACGAGCGTATTCTTTTACGAAGTCAACATTCCCACTTGGTCAACTATCTACGTTCCTTTTGTGATCACTTTCTTTACTGCCATTGCCACGCCAAG ATCCTTCTATCTCGTGTTTTTCTGGGTCTTGTTCGAGAATGTAATGGCTATGCATCGGACCAAAGGAACTTTCATCGGCTTACTTGAAGGAGGAAGAGTAAATGAATGGGTCGTCACCGAAAAACTAGGAGATGCTCTTGAAACTAAGTTACTTCCTCAAGTGAAAAAACCTCGCAATGGGATTCTGCAAAG ATTAAACCTAAAAGAGATGATGGTGGGGATATACATACTGTGTTGTGCATGCTACGACTTTGCCTTCGGGAGTACATTGTTATACATTTATCTATTCATGCAGGCTCTTGCATTTATTATATGTGGAGTTGGTTTTGTCGGAACTTAA
- the LOC103856188 gene encoding uncharacterized protein LOC103856188: MGLISSPSVDESHYHTHKIFLFANYILLGTASSCIFLTLSLRLIPSVCGFLLILLHATTIAAAISGCTAASCGKNRWYAAHMVATVLTAIFQGSVSVLIFTNTANFLGSLRSYVREDDAAVILKLCGGLCVAIFCLEWVVLVLGFFLKYFGYVDGGDSNMKRTGKVQSEENLKEWPLSFQV, from the coding sequence ATGGGTTTGATCTCTTCTCCATCAGTCGACGAATCTCACTACCACacccacaagatcttcctcttCGCCAACTACATCCTCCTCGGCACCGCCTCGAGCTGCATCTTCCTCACGCTCTCCCTCCGCCTGATCCCCTCCGTCTGCGGCTTCCTCCTCATCCTCCTCCACGCCACCACCATCGCCGCCGCCATCTCCGGCTGCACCGCCGCTTCTTGCGGGAAGAACCGGTGGTACGCCGCTCACATGGTGGCCACCGTGCTCACGGCTATATTCCAAGGGTCCGTCTCCGTTCTCATCTTCACCAACACGGCTAACTTCCTCGGGAGTCTCAGGTCGTATGTCCGCGAGGATGATGCTGCTGTGATTTTGAAACTCTGTGGTGGGCTCTGTGTTGCGATCTTTTGTCTTGAGTGGGTAGTTCTCGTGTTGGGTTTCTTCTTGAAGTATTTTGGTTATGTCGATGGTGGTGATAGTAATATGAAGAGAACCGGTAAGGTACAGAGCGAGGAGAATCTTAAGGAATGGCCATTGTCGTTTCAAGTTTGA
- the LOC103856185 gene encoding glycosyltransferase BC10 isoform X3 has translation MYNNCCRTLNDHSPSLLSLFLSNMGVIDQKSKKEDEHPMISKPSRLILLVKGRGLPLASLWDKFFEGHEGYYSIYIHTHPSFQDHYPETSVFYSRRIPSQAVYWGTSSMVDAERRLLANALLDESNQKFVLLSDSCIPLYNFTTIYDYLTGTNLSFIGSFDDPRKSGRGRYNPQMHPQINITHWRKGSQWFETTRELALHIISDTVYYKVFDQHCKPPCYMDEHYIPTLVHMLHGEMSSNRSLTWVDWSKAGPHPGRFIWPDITDEFLNRIRFTEECAYYGRDGENVTTSKCFLFARKFTKETLEPLLRISPAVLGFGP, from the exons ATGTATAATAACTGTTGCAGAACCCTTAACGATCACAGtccctctctcctctctctctttctgtcCAATATGGGCGTTATTGATCAAAAGAGCAAGAAAGAAGATGAACACCCAATGATCTCAAAGCCCTCGAGATTGATTCTCTTAGTAAAGG GTCGCGGACTCCCATTGGCTTCTTTATGGGATAAGTTCTTTGAAGGACACGAAGGGTATTATTCCATTTATATTCATACtcatccatcttttcaagaCCATTACCCTGAAACATCCGTCTTCTACTCAAGAAGAATCCCAAGCCAG GCGGTCTATTGGGGAACATCATCAATGGTAGACGCAGAGAGAAGACTCTTAGCCAACGCTCTCCTCGACGAATCAAACCAAAAATTTGTCCTCTTGTCCGATTCTTGCATCCCACTTTACAATTTCACAACCATCTATGACTACTTAACCGGCACTAATCTCAGCTTCATCGGCTCATTCGACGACCCAAGAAAATCTGGTCGAGGCCGGTACAACCCCCAAATGCATCCACAAATCAATATCACACATTGGCGTAAAGGATCACAATGGTTTGAAACCACACGCGAGCTAGCTCTTCATATAATCTCAGACACGGTCTATTACAAGGTATTCGACCAGCATTGCAAACCGCCTTGTTACATGGACGAACATTACATCCCAACTCTCGTTCATATGTTGCATGGAGAGATGAGCTCAAACCGGTCTTTGACTTGGGTTGATTGGTCGAAAGCCGGTCCACATCCTGGACGGTTTATTTGGCCTGATATTACTGATGAGTTTCTTAACCGTATCCGGTTTACAGAGGAGTGTGCGTATTATGGTCGTGATGGTGAGAATGTTACAACTTctaaatgttttttgtttgcgAGGAAATTCACAAAAGAGACTTTAGAACCTTTGTTAAGAATCTCTCCTGCAGTTCTTGGCTTTGGTCCGTAA
- the LOC103856185 gene encoding glycosyltransferase BC10 isoform X1, whose amino-acid sequence MYNNCCRTLNDHSPSLLSLFLSNMGVIDQKSKKEDEHPMISKPSRLILLVKGKHLLSPLVFITGFSIGLFLCLQLKSFHMPTMKTQQQSFWSTLLFNHTTTMETKQELQLQVLQHNMTDQELFTRVSSLSSSKSSSWFGWRYNNDEKMVVKVAFMFLTGRGLPLASLWDKFFEGHEGYYSIYIHTHPSFQDHYPETSVFYSRRIPSQAVYWGTSSMVDAERRLLANALLDESNQKFVLLSDSCIPLYNFTTIYDYLTGTNLSFIGSFDDPRKSGRGRYNPQMHPQINITHWRKGSQWFETTRELALHIISDTVYYKVFDQHCKPPCYMDEHYIPTLVHMLHGEMSSNRSLTWVDWSKAGPHPGRFIWPDITDEFLNRIRFTEECAYYGRDGENVTTSKCFLFARKFTKETLEPLLRISPAVLGFGP is encoded by the exons ATGTATAATAACTGTTGCAGAACCCTTAACGATCACAGtccctctctcctctctctctttctgtcCAATATGGGCGTTATTGATCAAAAGAGCAAGAAAGAAGATGAACACCCAATGATCTCAAAGCCCTCGAGATTGATTCTCTTAGTAAAGGGTAAGCATCTGTTAAGCCCGCTCGTTTTCATCACTGGTTTCTCAATTGGTCTCTTTCTTTGTCTGCAACTAAAATCCTTCCACATGCCGACGATGAAGACACAACAACAATCCTTCTGGTCCACATTACTATTCAACCACACAACAACAATGGAGACCAAACAAGAGCTGCAACTACAAGTACTTCAACACAACATGACGGATCAAGAACTCTTTACCAGGGTCTcctcattatcatcatcaaaaTCATCTTCATGGTTTGGATGGAGATATAATAATGATGAGAAGATGGTTGTCAAAGTGGCTTTCATGTTCTTGACAGGTCGCGGACTCCCATTGGCTTCTTTATGGGATAAGTTCTTTGAAGGACACGAAGGGTATTATTCCATTTATATTCATACtcatccatcttttcaagaCCATTACCCTGAAACATCCGTCTTCTACTCAAGAAGAATCCCAAGCCAG GCGGTCTATTGGGGAACATCATCAATGGTAGACGCAGAGAGAAGACTCTTAGCCAACGCTCTCCTCGACGAATCAAACCAAAAATTTGTCCTCTTGTCCGATTCTTGCATCCCACTTTACAATTTCACAACCATCTATGACTACTTAACCGGCACTAATCTCAGCTTCATCGGCTCATTCGACGACCCAAGAAAATCTGGTCGAGGCCGGTACAACCCCCAAATGCATCCACAAATCAATATCACACATTGGCGTAAAGGATCACAATGGTTTGAAACCACACGCGAGCTAGCTCTTCATATAATCTCAGACACGGTCTATTACAAGGTATTCGACCAGCATTGCAAACCGCCTTGTTACATGGACGAACATTACATCCCAACTCTCGTTCATATGTTGCATGGAGAGATGAGCTCAAACCGGTCTTTGACTTGGGTTGATTGGTCGAAAGCCGGTCCACATCCTGGACGGTTTATTTGGCCTGATATTACTGATGAGTTTCTTAACCGTATCCGGTTTACAGAGGAGTGTGCGTATTATGGTCGTGATGGTGAGAATGTTACAACTTctaaatgttttttgtttgcgAGGAAATTCACAAAAGAGACTTTAGAACCTTTGTTAAGAATCTCTCCTGCAGTTCTTGGCTTTGGTCCGTAA
- the LOC103856187 gene encoding uncharacterized protein LOC103856187, whose protein sequence is MTTVYSASATVTEGTKVSPRRSNNNGRNGKLRVICRYGGNIVSQRYVGGDTRIVALPPAAETSFASLVSHLAATLGVSYDFKVKYQLPDQELDSLISIATDEDVQIMMEEHGYLTCEPSSAPKTRIRLFLFPSKTSEGGGASQGGLARCKAVADTDWLGREESKPVLTHPKTETWFVDALKSAEMMLTGRDLSGDVNGQESMTQETSSNLGSTSSSASSSNLPPVKRSGEGISQVKYSPVESVTRDEEASPLIAFSSSAITQISSHELPTRPHVLENKLSSNMYEAELNKPVPVQVPVSGYPPYLNQSQQQHTHVVYTGQPYITGTSPITLPATTYPHTNHLQYQLPPQPYPIYYSPVDQYSSRHVQAPPVKHNNVLNTHQVDFPMVRTSSPLATELSSHIYPPPPKPVLNTHQVDFPMVRTSSPLAPELYPPPKPVDSSVQTSSEAVLRDDHIYNIDHLDDDTVCAQIYKTQPPAPIIPSQLQTMMLTEALGKLRIHNG, encoded by the exons ATGACCACCGTCTACTCCGCTTCAGCCACCGTAACGGAAGGCACGAAAGTTTCCCCCCGGAGGTCGAATAATAACGGAAGAAATGGAAAGTTGCGGGTGATTTGTAGATACGGCGGTAACATAGTATCGCAGCGCTACGTGGGCGGAGATACTCGTATCGTGGCCCTTCCCCCCGCGGCGGAGACGAGCTTCGCTTCGCTAGTTAGCCACCTTGCGGCTACGCTCGGAGTCTCTTACGACTTCAAGGTGAAGTACCAGCTCCCTGATCAGGAGCTGGACTCGCTCATCTCCATCGCGACGGATGAGGACGTTCAGATCATGATGGAGGAGCACGGATATCTCACGTGCGAGCCGTCATCGGCTCCGAAAACGCGCATCAGATTGTTTCTATTCCCTTCGAAAACGAGTGAAGGCGGTGGTGCGAGTCAGGGAGGTCTGGCTCGGTGTAAAGCGGTGGCGGATACTGATTGGCTCGGAAGAGAAGAGTCCAAGCCTGTGCTGACTCATCCAAAGACTGAAACGTGGTTCGTAGACGCGTTAAAGAGCGCGGAGATGATGCTGACTGGGCGAGATCTTAGTGGAGATGTTAACGGACAGGAGTCTATGACGCAGGAGACCAGTTCGAACTTAGGCTCCACGTCATCCTCGGCTTCTTCGAGCAATTTACCTCCGGTGAAAAGGTCCGGCGAGGGCATTTCTCAGGTCAAATATTCTCCGGTAGAATCAGTGACAAG AGACGAAGAAGCAAGTCCTCTAATTGCGTTTAGTTCAAGTGCCATCACCCAAATCTCTTCTCACGAGCTACCAACACGTCCTCATGTTTTGGAAAACAAATTATCTTCTAACATGTACGAGGCTGAGCTAAACAAACCAGTTCCAGTTCAAGTCCCAGTTTCGGGGTATCCACCATATCTTAACCAATCTCAACAACAGCATACCCATGTCGTTTACACTGGACAGCCTTACATTACTGGAACCTCACCTATTACATTGCCTGCCACAACATATCCTCACACAAACCACCTACAGTATCAACTCCCGCCACAGCCATACCCAATCTACTACAGTCCAGTTGATCAGTACAGTTCAAGGCACGTTCAAGCACCACCTGTGAAACACAACAATGTTTTAAACACCCACCAAGTTGATTTCCCAATGGTTCGCACCAGCAGCCCTCTAGCTACAGAGTTGTCCTCACATATATACCCTCCTCCACCCAAACCTGTTTTAAACACCCACCAAGTTGATTTCCCAATGGTCCGCACCAGCAGCCCTCTAGCTCCAGAGTTGTACCCTCCACCCAAACCAGTTGATTCCTCGGTACAAACATCAAGTGAAGCTGTCCTTAGAGATGATCACATCTATAACATTGATCACCTCGATGACGATACAGTTTGTGCTCAGATTTACAAAACTCAGCCACCAGCTCCCATAATACCGTCTCAGTTACAAACCATGATGCTGACTGAAGCTCTCGGTAAGCTACGCATCCATAATGGTTGA